From the Ignavibacteriales bacterium genome, the window GGCGGAGTTACGCATGCCCAATTAAGGCCGCCGTTATCTGTCCTGAATATGTCTCCGGCATCTCCTGACATCATCCATACATCGTCTGTTATGTAGTCAATGCATCGCGCGCTATGTAGAGTTCCATAATTTTTCGGTGACCATGTTGTACCGCCATCTGATGTCTGGTAAAAATTAATTGTGCCGGGAACTCCTACCGTTACGATTCCAGTGTTTGCATTTAAAAATTTAATGTAGAGTAGCTCATCTATGCTTGGAAAGGATCCCTGGGAAAACCAGTTGATCCCGCCGTTGGTTGTTTTTCTTACCTTTCCAGTAAATCCGGCAAGCCAGCCTGTACTCTGGTTTAGGAAACATATTGACCACAAGTTTGCTGTTGTTCCACTTATCTGTGGATTCCAGTTTATCCCACCATTAGTAGTTTTCCGTACTTCTCCCTGGTAACCTACATAATAGCCCGTGTTTGCGTTGTTAAAGAAAACGGATTTGATTGTCTGGGTTATTCCACTTGGAAGTGAAAACCAGTTAATTCCTCCGTTAGTTGTCTTCCTTAATGTTCCACTGGATCCGCATGCGTATCCAGTATCATTGGTCAGGTTCGGGAACTGTATACAAAATAATGTGTCACTTGTTCCGGTGACCTGCATAAACCAAGTGCTTCCGCCATTGGTTGTCTTGATTATGATTCCTCCCTCACCGCTACAGAATCCGGTTGTTTCATTTATAAACTGGACACACCAAAGGTCATTTGTTGTACCGCTGTTCTGTGTGACCCAGCCATTTTGTGCATTGGAAATTAAGCTTGTCGATGAAAATATAAGGATTAATAGATAGATTCTCATTTTAATTGCCTCCATAGATTATAAATTGAGTTTTTAGGTGGGAGCTCCGATGGCTTAAAATAATTAAGTTGAATATTTCTCTCTCTTAACCTAAATTATGTTAAAATAATCAAATGAGCAAGGACTTTTTTGTTAAATATTTGTTAAAAAGTAAGATTAGCCTGCCTATTGCTATTTTGCTACTCTTGCTCACTAATACAGCCTTCTCACAATACGGATGGCATCAGCTCAATTCCGGCGCTACAAACAACCTTCATGGTGTTAAGTTTTACTCGGCAAATTTTGGTATGGTAGTCGGAGAAAATGGTAAGATTCTTAGAACAACGAACGGAGGTCTGAATTGGTTTTCGGGGACGGTTGTATCGTCATTAGCGATGTACAAACTTGCTTATGTAGACTCATTGCGATGGACTATTGTTGGGCAGAATGGATTGATTCTCTATTCTTCTAATGCCGGTTCTTCTTGGAATGTTAATGGCACCGCCGGTGTAAGTGTTAATCTTGCTGATATTCAATTTGTTAAAACAGAGGGAGTCACTTCTGATACTGGCTATATTGCCGGTGTCAATGGTACCTTGTTACGGACAACAAATGGAGGAGTGACCTGGTCACAGGTTCCTGTTATCACATCAAACAACCTTTATTTTGTACACTTCGTGGGTCAAAATACCGGATTCGTTGGCGGATACAATGTTGCTATAAAAACAACGAATGCCGGTGTGAATTGGACTACGGTAACACCTGCTCCAAATATGGAACTAAGCCGGGCGGATTTTAAAGACTCGGATAATGGTATCATAGTTGGAGGCACGGATATCTCTAATGATGGGGTAATATACAGAACTTCAAACGGAGGTGCTAATTGGTCAGAATACCTTACTCCTTTTGAAGCGCTGAAATCGGTCATATATTTGACCAACGGGAATATTTCGATTGTTGGTAATAATGGAATAATCCTGATGTCATATACTAATGGGAATAACTGGGAGATTCAAACAAGTCCTGTTACGACCTTTCTGAGAGATTCTTACTTCGTAGATACTTCGACAGCCTATGCCGTGGGAAACTCAGGTACTATTATCAAAACAACTTCTGCCGGTGTGATTATAAATGTTCATCAGATTTCCTCGGAGATTCCTTCTTCGTTCAGACTATATCAGAACTATCCTAACCCATTTAATCCCAGTACGAATTTTTGGTTTGATATACCCGTCAGTGGCTTGGTTTCTCTGAAGATCTATGACTCTCTGGGACGGGAAGTCAAAACCGTCTTAAATAAGGTCTTACAGGCTGGAAGATATGAATATACATATCAGGGTGAGAATATTCCTAGTGGACTATACTTCTATACATTGACAGCTAATGACTTCTCACAGACAATGAAAATGATACTCGTGAAATAACCTTACAGCCCCTTTATCTTCTCCATATCATCATCACTCACATTAAACAGATCTACCTTTGGCAATCTCATCAGTAGTTCTCGCCAGTTAGCATCCTTTGAAAATACTTCTTTGAATATTGGGAGTGACTCATCCACCTTTCCTATCCCTGCAAGAGTTACCGCGTGCCAGAACTTCATCTCCAGGTTGTCCGGGAACATCTCTTCTGCCGTCGAATACTCTTTCAATGCCAGTTCTATATCTCCCTTCTCTATTGCCAGGTCGCCGTTGTTCATATGCTCATATGCCCTGTGAACTTTCAATAGCCTTCTCAATTCCTTCACCGGCTCATCACTGTCTTCCACCCTTAGGTCTATTAACTTATCTTCCCACTTATTCCCTGTTGATTCGCCCCTTACTATTAGGAGACTTGCCGACTGTTTTCCTCGTATGTCGCCGCCCTCGTTCTGTGCCGCTTCCAGGGTAGCTATTAATCTCTCCGCTAGCGGTCCGGTCGAATTCTCGAATGCATCTGCCATCGCTCCCCACACAGTGTTATTCAGCATCATGTTTGCCTGCACTGAGTAATTCTCTCCAACCTTATTGCCGGCTTCGGGTATACACTTCTTACCTGTATATGACGCCGCATTCCCCTTTGAATCAAGTACAGCTAATTGCCTCTCATCTCTGCCTTCATCAGTTGAGATCAGTTCATCAACTACTTCCTGAGGTGTCTTGCCTTGTTTGAGAAGCTCCAGTCCCCGTAATCCAAATGATACATTTACAAATGACTGCGTCGCAATTACACCAACCCCTGCCTCACCCCACGCCACGATAGAGCCAACCGAAAACCAATGCGACTGTACGGCTACTCCCATTTCTCCGGTAACCGGGTCCCGCGCAACTATCGAGTATGTATGTGCAAACGGCTTACTATAAAACTGTGCCTGAGAATTTGATATCATTAAAAAGAAAATAAATAATATGAATAATGTATGTTTATTCATACTCCGTAACTTATTTTATTAACATCATCTTCTTTGTCTCTGTAAAATCGCCCGCACTGATCCTGTAAAAATATACTCCGCTTGATAATTTCCCACCATCATAGTTCACTTCATAGCTTCCTGCATTCAGTTGCGAATTGACTATTTCATCGACCTCCTGCCCGCTCATGTCATATACTTTAATATTCACAAACGCATTTCCCGGCAGGTCGAATTTT encodes:
- a CDS encoding T9SS type A sorting domain-containing protein translates to MSKDFFVKYLLKSKISLPIAILLLLLTNTAFSQYGWHQLNSGATNNLHGVKFYSANFGMVVGENGKILRTTNGGLNWFSGTVVSSLAMYKLAYVDSLRWTIVGQNGLILYSSNAGSSWNVNGTAGVSVNLADIQFVKTEGVTSDTGYIAGVNGTLLRTTNGGVTWSQVPVITSNNLYFVHFVGQNTGFVGGYNVAIKTTNAGVNWTTVTPAPNMELSRADFKDSDNGIIVGGTDISNDGVIYRTSNGGANWSEYLTPFEALKSVIYLTNGNISIVGNNGIILMSYTNGNNWEIQTSPVTTFLRDSYFVDTSTAYAVGNSGTIIKTTSAGVIINVHQISSEIPSSFRLYQNYPNPFNPSTNFWFDIPVSGLVSLKIYDSLGREVKTVLNKVLQAGRYEYTYQGENIPSGLYFYTLTANDFSQTMKMILVK
- a CDS encoding T9SS type A sorting domain-containing protein, with amino-acid sequence MRIYLLILIFSSTSLISNAQNGWVTQNSGTTNDLWCVQFINETTGFCSGEGGIIIKTTNGGSTWFMQVTGTSDTLFCIQFPNLTNDTGYACGSSGTLRKTTNGGINWFSLPSGITQTIKSVFFNNANTGYYVGYQGEVRKTTNGGINWNPQISGTTANLWSICFLNQSTGWLAGFTGKVRKTTNGGINWFSQGSFPSIDELLYIKFLNANTGIVTVGVPGTINFYQTSDGGTTWSPKNYGTLHSARCIDYITDDVWMMSGDAGDIFRTDNGGLNWACVTPPGTTTWFFSTDFVTTNKGWVVGRDGKILYTSTGGSLAPAAPSNLLGFPLSTSSIYLTWFDNSSNEQGFKIERSLSTPDNFQVVGTTGANAENFTDNSGISPTNLYYYRVYAFNGASNSAYSDTIAVLVTGNIQAGNSIPDKYKLYNNYPNPFNPSTKIKFDLSQNTDVRLTIYDMRGSDVQEVINTQMNAGSYEFSFNGANLSSGVYFYRLTAGNFVETKQMVLVK
- a CDS encoding DUF1028 domain-containing protein; this translates as MNKHTLFILFIFFLMISNSQAQFYSKPFAHTYSIVARDPVTGEMGVAVQSHWFSVGSIVAWGEAGVGVIATQSFVNVSFGLRGLELLKQGKTPQEVVDELISTDEGRDERQLAVLDSKGNAASYTGKKCIPEAGNKVGENYSVQANMMLNNTVWGAMADAFENSTGPLAERLIATLEAAQNEGGDIRGKQSASLLIVRGESTGNKWEDKLIDLRVEDSDEPVKELRRLLKVHRAYEHMNNGDLAIEKGDIELALKEYSTAEEMFPDNLEMKFWHAVTLAGIGKVDESLPIFKEVFSKDANWRELLMRLPKVDLFNVSDDDMEKIKGL